One genomic region from Brevinema andersonii encodes:
- the tpx gene encoding thiol peroxidase has protein sequence MNITFQGNPLTVEGTQLQVGDKAPDFSSVKTDLNSWSLSEVDGVKIISVVPSLDTGVCQIQTRKFSTEAKNLGGASVITISLDLPFAQARWAGEEGIDNMTIVSDYQNREFALKYGLLIKELKLLSRAVLVLDKDNTVKYVEYLKEITDEPDYSKAVAAAKALM, from the coding sequence ATGAATATAACATTTCAGGGGAACCCTTTAACCGTAGAAGGGACACAATTACAAGTCGGAGATAAAGCACCTGACTTTTCTTCTGTAAAAACTGATTTGAATTCATGGTCATTATCAGAAGTTGATGGTGTTAAAATTATTTCTGTTGTACCATCGTTGGATACTGGTGTATGCCAAATCCAAACAAGAAAATTTAGTACCGAAGCAAAAAATCTCGGTGGAGCAAGTGTTATTACTATTTCACTAGATTTGCCTTTTGCACAAGCACGCTGGGCTGGTGAAGAAGGAATTGATAATATGACTATTGTCAGTGATTATCAAAATAGAGAGTTTGCATTAAAATATGGCTTGCTGATTAAAGAATTAAAATTGCTTTCTCGTGCTGTTTTGGTTCTAGACAAAGATAATACTGTTAAATATGTAGAATATTTGAAAGAAATTACCGATGAACCAGATTATAGTAAAGCAGTTGCTGCTGCTAAAGCACTTATGTAA